The proteins below are encoded in one region of Arthrobacter sp. CJ23:
- a CDS encoding SulP family inorganic anion transporter, whose translation MTPEQLQSLRLTLRSPRRLLTESLAGLVVALALIPEAIAFSVIAGVDPRIGLFASFTMGVVTAIVGGRPAMISAATGAVALVIAPVMRDHGLHYLIATIILAGVFQIILAALGVTRLMRFIPRSVMIGFVNALAILVFMSQMPELFNVPWMVYPIVAVGLLIVFGLPRLTTAVPAPLVAIVAITLVTALGHIDVPTVSDKGELPDSLPGFFLPQVPLTLETFQIIAPFALSMAMVGLLESLMTAKLVDDITDTRSNKTRVSWGQGAANIVTGFLGGLGGCAVIGQTMINVKGSGARSRLSTLLAGVFLLVLVVVLGDVVGMIPMAALVAVMIFVSLITFDWHSIRPSTLKRLPKSETGTMLVTVAAVVATHNLAIGVGVGVLTAMVLFARRVAHFATVERTELELNGETVATYTVDGELFFASSNDLYTQFDYAKDSAERIDRVVIDLHASHLWDASTIAVLDSVTEKYRNHGRDVELIGLNAASVRMRERLAGKLNG comes from the coding sequence ATGACACCAGAGCAGCTCCAGTCCCTCCGCCTCACGCTGCGCTCCCCGCGGCGGCTCCTGACGGAGTCGCTGGCGGGCCTGGTGGTGGCCCTGGCCCTCATCCCGGAGGCCATCGCGTTCTCCGTGATCGCCGGCGTGGACCCCCGCATCGGCCTCTTCGCGTCCTTCACCATGGGCGTGGTGACCGCGATCGTGGGTGGCCGCCCTGCGATGATCTCCGCGGCAACGGGTGCGGTGGCCCTGGTGATCGCGCCGGTGATGCGCGATCACGGCCTGCACTACCTGATTGCCACCATCATTCTGGCGGGCGTCTTCCAGATCATCCTGGCCGCCCTGGGCGTCACCCGGCTCATGCGCTTCATTCCCCGGTCCGTGATGATCGGCTTCGTCAACGCGCTGGCGATATTGGTGTTCATGTCCCAAATGCCTGAGCTCTTCAACGTGCCCTGGATGGTTTATCCGATCGTGGCCGTGGGGCTGCTGATCGTGTTTGGGCTCCCACGCCTGACCACCGCGGTGCCGGCACCACTGGTAGCGATTGTGGCCATCACGCTTGTTACCGCCTTGGGGCACATCGACGTGCCGACCGTCAGCGACAAGGGCGAACTCCCGGACAGCCTGCCCGGCTTCTTCCTGCCCCAGGTGCCCCTGACCTTGGAAACCTTCCAGATCATTGCCCCGTTCGCCCTGTCCATGGCCATGGTGGGTCTCCTGGAATCGCTGATGACGGCCAAGCTGGTGGACGACATCACGGACACGCGCTCCAACAAGACCCGGGTCTCCTGGGGGCAGGGCGCGGCGAACATCGTCACCGGCTTCCTGGGTGGGCTGGGCGGTTGCGCCGTGATCGGGCAGACCATGATCAACGTCAAGGGATCGGGTGCCCGCAGCCGTCTCTCCACCTTGCTTGCAGGCGTGTTCCTGCTGGTGCTGGTGGTGGTCCTGGGCGATGTGGTGGGCATGATCCCCATGGCGGCCCTGGTGGCTGTAATGATCTTCGTTTCGCTCATCACCTTCGACTGGCACTCCATCAGGCCCTCCACCCTGAAGCGGCTGCCCAAATCCGAAACCGGCACCATGCTGGTGACGGTGGCTGCCGTGGTAGCCACCCACAACCTGGCCATCGGCGTGGGCGTGGGCGTGCTGACGGCCATGGTGCTGTTTGCCCGGCGTGTGGCCCACTTCGCCACCGTGGAACGGACGGAACTTGAGCTCAACGGCGAGACCGTGGCCACCTACACCGTGGACGGGGAGCTGTTCTTCGCCTCGTCCAACGACCTCTACACGCAGTTTGACTACGCGAAGGATTCCGCAGAGCGAATAGACCGGGTGGTCATTGACCTGCATGCCTCGCACCTCTGGGATGCGTCCACCATCGCCGTACTGGATTCCGTGACCGAGAAGTACCGGAACCACGGGCGTGACGTGGAGCTGATCGGCCTGAACGCGGCCAGCGTCCGGATGCGCGAACGCCTGGCAGGGAAGTTGAACGGCTGA
- a CDS encoding PepSY domain-containing protein: MHKKSLLITGIATAAAAISGASIAAASTTPGDDQPLSGASLQQASDAALARTGPGTVTSAKTDHDANTSYEVNVQLNSGSRVEVELDSSFQVVTVEGQDDDSGQPLSAADRDRAGQAALAKVGQGRVGEVERENEGGSAFEVEIILPDGSEADVELGADFQVLRTGAPERD; encoded by the coding sequence ATGCATAAGAAATCCCTATTGATCACCGGCATTGCCACCGCAGCAGCTGCAATCAGCGGAGCGTCCATTGCGGCTGCCAGCACCACGCCTGGCGATGACCAGCCCTTGAGCGGAGCTTCCCTGCAGCAGGCCAGCGACGCGGCCCTTGCTCGAACCGGTCCGGGCACCGTAACAAGCGCGAAGACTGACCATGATGCGAATACTTCGTATGAAGTGAACGTGCAGTTGAACAGCGGCAGCCGGGTTGAGGTGGAGCTTGATAGCTCGTTCCAGGTTGTCACGGTGGAGGGCCAGGATGACGACTCGGGACAGCCGCTGAGCGCTGCTGACCGCGACAGGGCAGGACAAGCCGCGCTGGCGAAGGTCGGCCAAGGCCGAGTTGGCGAAGTGGAACGCGAGAACGAAGGCGGCTCCGCCTTTGAGGTGGAGATCATCCTTCCGGACGGCTCTGAAGCTGACGTTGAACTGGGAGCCGATTTCCAGGTCCTGCGCACGGGAGCGCCTGAGCGCGACTGA
- a CDS encoding biotin carboxylase N-terminal domain-containing protein, with translation MRKVLIANRGEIAVRIARACDDAGIGSVAVYADIDADAMHVGAAGEAWSLGGNSPADTYLNIGKLLEIAARSSADAVHPGYGFLSENADFAQAVLDAGLTWIGPAPESIRQLGNKITAREIAVRAGAPLVAGSDGPVATAAEARAFAEQHGLPVAIKAAFGGGGRGLKVVRELAEIEEAFDSAVREAVVAFGRGECFVEQYLDRPRHVEAQVIADVHGNVVVVGTRDCSLQRRHQKLVEEAPAPFLRAGQQEQIYRAAKDIVREAGYYGAGTVEFLVSADGAVAFLEVNTRLQVEHPITEETAGIDLVQEQFRIAAGEKLSISEDPAPRGHSFEFRINAEDVGRGFLPSPGTVASFGVPTGPGVRLDSGVRAGSFVPPQFDSLLAKLIVTGADRQQALRRARRALAEINITGLATVLPFHRAVLESPDFTAEDGLHVHTRWIETDFADQIPVDPEYSAVAPSGERRTVTVELDGKRLAVGLPADLLDGWARSGQGLPSAAHVSGLGSGLPDGGSAASAAAVAESALVSQMAGTVVKWLVEPGTEVAVGDPLVVLEAMKMETQVSAHRAGTLSAVLSGAGGVVSAGTVLAHIE, from the coding sequence ATGCGCAAGGTCCTGATCGCGAACCGCGGCGAAATCGCCGTCCGCATCGCCCGCGCCTGCGACGACGCCGGCATCGGCTCCGTGGCCGTCTACGCCGACATCGACGCCGACGCCATGCACGTGGGTGCCGCAGGCGAGGCCTGGAGTCTGGGCGGCAACAGCCCCGCGGACACCTACCTGAACATCGGCAAGCTCCTCGAGATCGCCGCCCGCTCCAGCGCCGACGCCGTGCACCCCGGCTACGGCTTCCTCTCCGAGAACGCCGACTTTGCGCAGGCAGTGCTCGACGCCGGACTCACCTGGATCGGCCCCGCACCGGAGTCCATCCGCCAGTTGGGCAACAAGATCACCGCCCGCGAAATCGCCGTCCGCGCCGGAGCCCCGCTCGTGGCCGGCAGCGACGGCCCCGTGGCCACGGCCGCGGAAGCCCGCGCCTTTGCCGAACAGCACGGCCTGCCCGTCGCCATCAAGGCGGCCTTCGGCGGCGGCGGACGCGGCCTCAAGGTGGTCCGCGAACTCGCGGAAATCGAGGAAGCCTTCGACTCCGCCGTGCGCGAGGCCGTGGTGGCCTTCGGCCGCGGCGAATGCTTCGTGGAGCAGTACCTCGACCGACCCCGCCACGTCGAGGCCCAGGTCATCGCGGACGTCCACGGCAACGTCGTCGTGGTCGGAACCCGCGACTGCTCCCTGCAGCGCAGGCACCAGAAGCTCGTGGAAGAGGCCCCCGCGCCGTTCCTGCGCGCCGGCCAGCAGGAACAGATCTACCGTGCCGCCAAGGACATCGTCCGCGAGGCCGGCTACTACGGCGCCGGAACCGTGGAGTTCCTCGTCTCGGCCGATGGCGCCGTCGCCTTCCTGGAGGTCAACACCCGCCTGCAGGTGGAGCACCCCATCACCGAGGAAACCGCCGGAATCGACCTCGTCCAGGAACAGTTCCGCATCGCCGCCGGTGAAAAGCTGAGCATCTCCGAGGACCCGGCACCGCGCGGGCACTCCTTCGAATTCCGCATCAACGCCGAGGACGTGGGCCGCGGCTTCCTGCCTTCCCCGGGCACCGTTGCCTCGTTCGGCGTTCCCACCGGGCCGGGCGTTCGCCTGGATTCCGGCGTTCGTGCAGGCTCCTTCGTACCGCCGCAGTTCGACTCGCTCCTGGCCAAGCTGATCGTCACCGGCGCGGACCGCCAGCAGGCGCTGCGCCGGGCCCGCCGGGCACTGGCCGAAATCAACATCACCGGCCTGGCCACGGTCCTGCCCTTCCACCGCGCCGTGCTCGAGTCCCCGGACTTCACGGCCGAGGACGGCCTGCACGTCCACACGCGCTGGATCGAAACCGACTTCGCTGACCAAATCCCCGTGGATCCCGAATACAGTGCCGTGGCCCCCTCCGGCGAGCGGCGTACCGTCACGGTGGAGCTCGACGGCAAGCGCCTCGCCGTCGGCCTGCCCGCGGATCTGCTGGACGGCTGGGCCCGCTCCGGCCAGGGGCTGCCGTCCGCTGCGCACGTCTCGGGCCTGGGTTCCGGACTGCCCGACGGCGGTTCTGCGGCTTCCGCCGCTGCCGTCGCCGAATCTGCCCTTGTGTCCCAGATGGCCGGCACCGTGGTGAAGTGGCTGGTGGAGCCCGGCACCGAGGTTGCCGTCGGCGACCCCCTGGTGGTCCTCGAGGCCATGAAGATGGAAACCCAGGTTTCCGCTCACCGCGCCGGAACGCTCTCCGCCGTGCTGTCCGGAGCCGGCGGCGTGGTCAGCGCCGGAACTGTCCTGGCACACATCGAGTAG
- a CDS encoding GTP pyrophosphokinase family protein, which yields MASNWDSLDPDLRESVQANVELYERVRPALKLVTRDVLLTLRTMLKESEVTPLFVTGRTKTVESFREKISRTDDPLEPGGPRVLKFPDPFRTLNDMVGIRVITKLPAENAAVANIIKRQRQLFDCRGDREKDIGSIESGTYGYSSRHLILRTIQNETVKEYQHAFNPDIQANGSYFFECQIRTVFAHAWSEIEHDIRFKAEDPRAWTPHFDRQFTATAAMLETVEGAFADLNERYAEVRSYWDLEGEGGMALTPNRIRDVWRTLLPHVDRKVDDDWGWAAELLAAHGLTTTVELAGLLSANRITEVRKALDHRYSPGPDRLLDDLLLWQYGTAHIDLTAEEPDVVPHPRRDSLQRRLKQIERYRQSAT from the coding sequence ATGGCGAGCAACTGGGACAGCTTGGATCCGGACCTGCGCGAATCCGTGCAGGCCAACGTGGAACTCTATGAACGCGTCCGGCCGGCCTTGAAGCTGGTCACGCGGGACGTTCTGCTGACACTGCGGACCATGCTCAAGGAATCGGAAGTCACGCCCTTGTTCGTGACGGGCCGCACCAAGACCGTGGAGTCCTTCCGCGAGAAGATTTCACGCACGGATGACCCGCTGGAGCCCGGCGGTCCCCGCGTGCTCAAGTTCCCGGACCCCTTCCGGACGCTCAATGACATGGTGGGCATCCGCGTCATCACCAAGCTGCCGGCCGAAAACGCTGCCGTGGCCAACATCATCAAGCGCCAGCGGCAGCTGTTCGACTGCCGTGGGGACCGCGAGAAGGACATCGGCTCCATCGAATCCGGCACCTACGGGTACTCCAGCCGGCACCTGATCCTGCGCACCATCCAGAACGAGACCGTCAAGGAATACCAGCACGCCTTCAACCCGGACATCCAGGCCAACGGCAGCTACTTCTTCGAATGCCAGATCCGCACCGTGTTCGCCCACGCCTGGAGCGAGATCGAGCACGACATCCGCTTCAAGGCCGAGGACCCGCGGGCCTGGACGCCGCACTTCGACCGCCAGTTCACGGCCACCGCCGCCATGCTCGAGACCGTTGAGGGCGCCTTCGCCGACCTCAACGAGCGCTACGCGGAAGTCCGTAGCTACTGGGACCTGGAGGGCGAGGGCGGCATGGCCCTGACGCCCAACCGGATCCGCGACGTCTGGCGCACCCTGCTCCCCCACGTGGACCGTAAAGTGGATGACGACTGGGGCTGGGCCGCCGAACTCCTGGCGGCGCACGGCCTCACCACCACGGTGGAGCTTGCCGGCCTCCTCAGCGCCAACCGGATCACCGAGGTCCGCAAGGCCCTGGACCACCGCTACTCCCCCGGGCCGGACCGCCTCCTGGATGACCTCCTGCTGTGGCAGTACGGCACCGCCCACATCGACCTCACCGCGGAGGAGCCCGACGTCGTCCCGCACCCGCGGCGCGACAGCCTCCAGCGGCGCCTGAAACAGATTGAGCGCTACCGCCAAAGCGCCACGTAA
- a CDS encoding response regulator transcription factor — protein MRILIVEDEKVLAETVRRGLRNEGFVVDLAHDGVSGMRAAMENPYDVILLDLMLPLKNGYDVLKEIREHRIWTPVLMLTAKDGEYDQTDAFDLGADDYLTKPFSFLVLVARIRALIRRGAPERPVVLAVGTLTLHSVSRGVRRGDTPIWLTAKEYALLHYLMRRHEQVVSKSEILDNVWDSAFEGGDNVVEVYVGYLRRKIDTPFGLRTLTTVRGMGYMLSPDRPADSPASAVD, from the coding sequence ATGAGGATCTTGATCGTCGAAGACGAAAAGGTGCTGGCCGAGACAGTTCGCCGCGGACTCCGCAATGAGGGGTTCGTCGTTGATCTGGCACACGACGGCGTCAGCGGCATGAGGGCCGCGATGGAGAATCCCTATGATGTGATCCTGCTGGATCTGATGCTGCCCCTGAAAAATGGATACGACGTGCTCAAGGAAATCCGGGAACATCGGATCTGGACTCCGGTCCTGATGCTGACAGCAAAGGACGGTGAGTACGACCAGACGGACGCATTCGATCTCGGGGCGGATGACTATCTCACCAAGCCATTCAGCTTCCTGGTGCTGGTTGCTCGGATCCGGGCCTTGATACGCCGCGGTGCCCCCGAGCGGCCGGTCGTCCTCGCCGTCGGAACGTTGACCCTGCATTCCGTGAGTCGCGGTGTTCGCCGCGGTGACACCCCCATCTGGCTCACGGCAAAGGAATACGCGCTGCTGCACTACCTGATGCGCAGGCACGAGCAGGTGGTTTCCAAGTCCGAAATTCTCGACAACGTCTGGGATTCAGCCTTCGAGGGAGGGGACAACGTCGTCGAGGTGTACGTGGGCTACTTGAGACGGAAAATCGACACGCCTTTCGGGCTGCGCACCCTCACCACTGTCCGGGGAATGGGGTACATGCTCAGCCCCGACCGCCCTGCGGATTCCCCTGCCTCGGCAGTAGATTGA
- a CDS encoding LacI family DNA-binding transcriptional regulator, whose amino-acid sequence MRQGSKPTIRDVAERAGVSLTTVSYVLSGRHGGTTRISEPTQERVKDAVRELGYVPNQAARGMRRGKTDLVAVAIGDLEWPWDRALAAAAAKILPEHGYQPVILLGNAWRQFMLSGGADGVILGFIPEDVLEDETMTELARRGVAQVVISESMQPAGFDVLAPESEDGIAQGMDFLTANHTRIACIRRGEEGRRTRPSRYSGYAAGLKRAGIPVDDALVRTSHHRRDVAYQAALDLLRLPEPPTAILATDDMEALQAVRAAFRLGLRVPEDVQIVGVGNSTEGQESDPALTTVGPDPIFDRVVTMLVDRLEQRSPAEGTRVPAPWTLQLRGTTLQD is encoded by the coding sequence GTGAGGCAAGGATCCAAGCCGACCATTCGGGATGTCGCCGAACGCGCAGGCGTTTCGCTGACCACGGTGTCCTATGTGCTCTCCGGGCGCCACGGGGGAACCACCCGCATCAGCGAGCCCACGCAGGAGCGCGTCAAGGATGCCGTCCGCGAACTCGGGTACGTCCCCAACCAGGCGGCCCGCGGCATGCGGCGGGGCAAGACGGACCTGGTGGCCGTGGCCATCGGCGATCTCGAATGGCCGTGGGACCGCGCGCTCGCCGCGGCGGCCGCCAAGATCCTCCCCGAGCACGGCTACCAGCCTGTCATTCTGCTGGGCAACGCATGGCGGCAGTTCATGCTGTCCGGCGGGGCGGACGGCGTCATTCTCGGCTTCATCCCGGAGGACGTCCTGGAGGACGAAACCATGACGGAACTGGCCCGTCGCGGGGTGGCCCAGGTGGTCATCTCCGAGTCCATGCAGCCGGCCGGTTTCGACGTCCTGGCCCCCGAATCGGAGGACGGCATCGCCCAGGGCATGGACTTCCTCACCGCGAACCACACCCGGATCGCCTGCATCCGGCGCGGCGAGGAGGGCCGCCGCACCAGGCCCTCCCGGTACAGCGGCTACGCGGCTGGCCTGAAGCGTGCCGGGATTCCCGTGGACGATGCCCTGGTCCGCACCTCACACCACCGGCGCGACGTCGCCTACCAGGCTGCGCTCGACCTCCTGCGGCTCCCCGAACCGCCCACGGCCATCTTGGCCACGGACGACATGGAGGCCCTGCAGGCCGTCCGTGCCGCCTTCCGACTGGGGCTCCGCGTGCCCGAGGACGTGCAGATCGTGGGCGTCGGCAACTCCACGGAAGGCCAGGAATCGGACCCCGCGCTGACCACCGTGGGCCCGGACCCGATCTTCGACCGCGTGGTCACCATGCTGGTGGACCGGCTCGAGCAGCGCTCGCCTGCCGAGGGCACCAGGGTCCCCGCGCCGTGGACCCTGCAGCTGCGCGGCACCACCCTCCAGGACTGA
- a CDS encoding cell wall metabolism sensor histidine kinase WalK: protein MLPRLLRLQNPLDKSQLKHSLSQPTHSLLADTALLADTVQPSRWGRFAYLCQWAIGEGFVSGGTGTHSWSMDAVKAPPHSGKVRTRRWGVRKRATATAVAFVAAALLVGGLILLLLLQRALVASTESLTRLQAETVVAHIVEHDLDEASQYLRSAVRPGQYIQILNPDGSVFAASVAATAATPITTLRPEAKQTLFQRISGLKNLFDDELYVVATGVKVEEKVYTVAVAATVRVQSETVSTVAWFMLGAAPLLLAGVGVGVWMLVGRSLRQVERIRSQVADIDARSLDGRVDVPQTSDEIRALALTMNMMLDRLQASDLEQRRFISDASHELRSPLATLSAAVEIAAADSSGATWEAMKEVLAGETARMRYLVQDLLTLARTNDDGLRLDVKDVDLDDVLNDEVRRLRSTSKHEIEALLEPARVTGDVRRLGQAVRNVLDNAERYAQSRISIQVRNSLDGVLLTIDNDGPPVPIAERERIFERFVRLDESRSRESGGSGLGLAIADAIMSAHGGRILSTATPGGGCRFELAFPGQTESPGQATPQRLNLLPRQGNPQGGRG from the coding sequence TTGCTCCCAAGGCTTCTCCGCCTGCAAAATCCGCTGGACAAATCTCAGCTAAAACACAGCCTGTCTCAGCCAACCCACAGCCTGCTCGCCGACACCGCCTTGCTCGCCGACACAGTCCAACCCAGTCGGTGGGGCAGGTTTGCCTATCTATGCCAGTGGGCTATCGGCGAGGGGTTTGTTTCAGGCGGGACCGGGACGCATTCTTGGAGCATGGATGCTGTTAAGGCGCCCCCGCACTCCGGAAAAGTGCGCACCCGCCGCTGGGGCGTGCGCAAACGGGCAACGGCCACGGCGGTCGCCTTTGTGGCGGCCGCGCTGCTCGTAGGCGGACTGATCCTGCTGCTCCTGCTTCAGAGAGCTCTGGTGGCGTCCACGGAATCACTCACCCGGCTTCAGGCCGAGACCGTGGTTGCCCACATCGTAGAACACGACCTGGATGAAGCGAGCCAATACCTCAGGTCCGCAGTGCGCCCTGGCCAATACATCCAGATCCTGAATCCCGATGGATCGGTCTTTGCCGCGTCCGTTGCTGCCACCGCCGCGACGCCGATCACGACGCTGCGTCCAGAAGCCAAGCAAACGCTCTTCCAGCGTATTTCCGGGCTGAAGAACCTGTTTGACGATGAACTGTACGTTGTTGCCACGGGTGTCAAAGTGGAGGAGAAGGTCTACACCGTCGCTGTTGCCGCCACGGTGCGGGTGCAGTCCGAGACGGTTTCCACGGTGGCTTGGTTCATGCTTGGCGCCGCACCGCTATTGCTGGCAGGGGTCGGCGTCGGGGTCTGGATGCTTGTGGGACGGTCGCTGCGCCAGGTTGAGCGGATCCGCAGCCAAGTCGCGGACATTGACGCCCGGAGCCTGGACGGCCGCGTCGACGTGCCTCAGACGTCCGACGAGATCCGGGCCTTGGCACTGACGATGAATATGATGCTGGACCGGCTACAGGCTTCGGACCTGGAACAGCGACGCTTCATCTCGGATGCAAGCCATGAATTACGCAGCCCTTTGGCGACACTCAGCGCCGCGGTGGAGATCGCGGCCGCTGATTCATCCGGGGCCACCTGGGAGGCGATGAAAGAGGTCCTGGCCGGGGAAACGGCGCGGATGCGCTACCTGGTCCAAGACCTGCTGACCTTGGCCAGGACCAACGACGATGGCCTGCGCCTGGACGTGAAAGACGTGGATCTGGACGACGTGCTGAATGACGAAGTCCGCCGTCTACGTTCCACGAGCAAACACGAGATCGAGGCCCTGCTTGAACCGGCCCGGGTTACAGGCGACGTCCGGCGCCTCGGCCAAGCCGTCCGGAACGTCTTGGACAACGCGGAGCGTTACGCGCAGTCCCGGATCAGCATCCAAGTACGAAACTCCCTTGACGGCGTCCTGCTCACCATCGACAACGATGGTCCACCGGTGCCGATTGCCGAACGCGAGCGGATCTTTGAACGGTTTGTACGACTTGATGAAAGCCGGTCCCGCGAAAGCGGTGGCAGCGGGCTGGGTTTGGCCATCGCGGACGCCATCATGAGCGCCCACGGGGGCCGGATCCTCTCTACGGCAACTCCCGGCGGCGGCTGCCGGTTCGAGCTGGCTTTCCCGGGTCAAACAGAGTCCCCCGGGCAAGCCACGCCTCAGCGACTCAATCTACTGCCGAGGCAGGGGAATCCGCAGGGCGGTCGGGGCTGA
- a CDS encoding alpha/beta hydrolase: protein MMRHKYFYGDHPSQWGELFIPENHGAKHPGFSALADGVAVVIHGGYWRSQYGAELGEPIARDLAARGIPAWNLEYRRAGNGGGWPHTFEDVLAGIDHLSDIAEEHGLKLGKVVALGHSAGGHLAVWAAGRRRLSSIGAQDAERQLQRNPEETAVHLTGVVSQSGLLNLAEAERLNLSNGAVCNLMGGDSVRYPKRHRFADPMSTLPIDVPVFAVHAADDDDVPVSQSEGYVAASTASGGTAQLLRVPGDHYDLIDTKSVSYKKCRELVQRLLA from the coding sequence ATGATGCGGCACAAGTACTTCTACGGCGATCACCCAAGCCAATGGGGGGAGCTGTTCATTCCGGAAAACCATGGGGCCAAACACCCCGGGTTCTCGGCTTTGGCGGACGGCGTGGCCGTGGTGATCCACGGCGGCTACTGGCGCTCGCAGTACGGTGCCGAACTTGGTGAGCCCATCGCCCGCGACCTCGCAGCCAGGGGCATTCCCGCCTGGAACCTCGAATACCGCCGCGCCGGCAATGGCGGTGGGTGGCCGCACACCTTCGAGGACGTCCTGGCCGGCATCGACCACCTCTCCGACATCGCGGAGGAGCACGGCCTGAAGCTCGGCAAGGTGGTGGCCCTGGGCCACTCCGCTGGCGGGCACCTGGCCGTCTGGGCCGCGGGCCGGCGGCGCCTCTCTTCCATCGGAGCGCAGGACGCCGAGCGCCAGCTCCAGCGCAATCCTGAGGAAACTGCCGTGCACCTGACTGGTGTGGTCAGCCAGTCCGGCCTGCTCAACCTGGCCGAAGCCGAACGCCTGAACCTGAGCAACGGCGCCGTCTGCAACCTCATGGGCGGCGATTCCGTTAGATACCCCAAACGGCATAGATTCGCCGATCCCATGAGCACCCTGCCCATCGACGTCCCTGTTTTCGCCGTGCATGCCGCCGATGATGACGACGTTCCCGTCAGCCAGTCGGAGGGCTACGTTGCGGCGTCCACCGCTTCCGGCGGCACGGCGCAGCTCCTGCGGGTTCCCGGGGACCACTACGACCTCATCGACACCAAGTCCGTGAGCTACAAGAAATGCCGGGAACTGGTCCAGCGTCTGCTGGCCTGA